A single window of Pseudarthrobacter psychrotolerans DNA harbors:
- a CDS encoding class I SAM-dependent methyltransferase gives MINVVSDAYSRRAAEYVERFASMGAVHPSDRQLVATWADGIEGAVLDAGCGPGQWTNFLNEAGIPALGVDLVPEFIEHARVAYPGIPFRTGSLDALDVSTGTVGGVLAWYSLIHHEPDTIRIPLLEFSRVLSPGGALLIGFFDGHVVEKFDHAVVPAYQWPVSDLCDELVAAGFDVVETHARTTTGQRSHGAILALR, from the coding sequence ATGATCAACGTTGTTAGCGATGCGTATTCGCGCAGGGCGGCGGAATACGTCGAACGCTTTGCTTCCATGGGGGCCGTGCACCCTTCAGATCGTCAACTGGTGGCGACTTGGGCGGATGGTATCGAGGGTGCAGTACTCGACGCTGGCTGCGGTCCGGGCCAATGGACGAACTTTCTCAATGAAGCCGGGATTCCTGCACTCGGAGTGGATCTGGTTCCCGAGTTCATCGAGCACGCCCGCGTTGCCTATCCTGGCATTCCGTTCCGGACAGGCAGCCTCGATGCCCTCGATGTCAGCACCGGGACAGTTGGTGGAGTGCTCGCTTGGTACTCACTGATCCACCATGAGCCAGACACGATCCGCATTCCTCTCTTGGAGTTCAGTCGAGTACTCAGCCCTGGTGGCGCCCTGCTGATCGGCTTCTTCGATGGTCACGTCGTCGAGAAGTTCGATCATGCGGTCGTCCCGGCATACCAGTGGCCGGTAAGTGATCTCTGCGACGAGCTGGTAGCCGCGGGCTTCGATGTGGTCGAGACGCACGCAAGGACAACCACCGGGCAGCGATCTCACGGGGCAATTCTCGCCCTCCGCTGA
- a CDS encoding FadR/GntR family transcriptional regulator, which translates to MAIASQEVSPARFSAQLRSHALQTRIMDLILERGLDVGDALPTESELSAELGVGRNTVRESLKVLQALGVIEIRHGFGMFVAPNNFSALVSGLTFRGRLSLRHKGEEAMELIDVRQALESGLIGTAIDLLTDDHLADLRATMEAMENAARNDEPLYEHDAEFHRRLYAPLNNELLINLMDVFWQVYRKIHLALGTGPVNLEQQTQDHWDIFEAVANKDKALASERLQRHFDGIRLKLKDVAAA; encoded by the coding sequence GTGGCCATCGCATCGCAAGAAGTATCGCCCGCACGTTTCAGCGCGCAGCTCCGTTCGCACGCCCTGCAGACACGGATCATGGATCTTATTCTGGAGCGCGGCCTGGATGTCGGCGACGCGCTGCCCACCGAAAGCGAGCTCTCCGCCGAACTGGGCGTGGGCCGCAACACCGTCCGCGAATCCCTGAAAGTGCTGCAGGCGCTGGGCGTGATCGAGATCCGGCACGGCTTTGGCATGTTCGTGGCGCCCAACAACTTCAGCGCCCTGGTGTCCGGCCTGACCTTCCGCGGCCGGCTGTCGCTCCGCCACAAGGGCGAAGAGGCCATGGAGCTCATCGATGTGCGCCAGGCGCTCGAGTCCGGGCTTATCGGTACGGCTATTGACCTGCTCACCGACGATCATCTGGCGGACCTGCGCGCCACCATGGAAGCCATGGAGAACGCGGCGCGCAACGATGAGCCCCTGTACGAGCACGATGCCGAATTCCACCGCCGGCTCTATGCCCCGCTTAACAATGAGCTACTGATCAACCTCATGGATGTGTTCTGGCAGGTTTACCGCAAGATCCATCTGGCCCTCGGTACCGGCCCGGTCAACCTCGAGCAGCAGACCCAGGACCACTGGGACATTTTCGAGGCCGTGGCCAACAAGGACAAAGCCCTTGCGTCTGAACGCCTGCAGCGTCACTTTGACGGCATCCGCCTGAAACTCAAGGACGTCGCGGCCGCTTAG
- a CDS encoding GDSL-type esterase/lipase family protein, producing the protein MDSVNAHWTGAFQVVTDTDGWQHFRRLDPALLISPATDGLENRATMGAGIRASWTASSGTVVLEAEGTSDSSPFDVLVDGTLAHRVTAAGPVSYRLALENLKPGTSVQLWLPHFGTVRIHEASLQGQGVRPVTESGKRWLTYGSSLTHCQQADGPSETWPALVATRYDWQLTSLGFAGECQLDPAAESTLQQLPADFISLCLGINSYNAAVFSERSYGSQVLGFLANIRKAHPLAPIAVITPMLSLPREELPNAVGMTLRDYRDATAAVVRVLRERGDHGIHCLDGAAVFTPDEAAELMPDTLHPNNTGYRLMAARLGPLLSIVANTP; encoded by the coding sequence GTGGATTCCGTTAACGCGCACTGGACCGGGGCCTTCCAGGTCGTCACGGACACCGACGGCTGGCAGCACTTCCGGCGACTCGATCCCGCCCTGCTGATATCCCCGGCCACCGACGGACTCGAGAACCGGGCCACCATGGGCGCCGGCATCCGGGCCAGCTGGACGGCGTCGTCAGGAACGGTGGTCCTGGAAGCGGAAGGCACTTCCGACAGTTCCCCGTTTGACGTCCTGGTGGATGGGACGCTCGCCCACCGGGTCACGGCTGCTGGCCCGGTGAGCTACAGGCTCGCCTTGGAAAACCTCAAGCCCGGGACGTCGGTCCAGCTGTGGCTCCCCCATTTCGGGACGGTCAGGATCCACGAGGCGTCCCTGCAGGGGCAGGGCGTGCGGCCGGTGACGGAGTCCGGCAAACGCTGGTTGACGTACGGCAGTTCGCTGACACATTGCCAGCAGGCTGACGGCCCGTCGGAAACCTGGCCTGCCCTTGTGGCAACCCGGTATGACTGGCAGCTCACCTCGCTTGGATTCGCCGGCGAGTGCCAGCTGGATCCCGCTGCGGAGTCAACGCTCCAGCAGCTGCCGGCCGATTTCATCTCACTCTGCCTGGGCATCAACTCCTACAACGCAGCCGTCTTTTCAGAACGCAGCTACGGCAGCCAGGTCCTGGGTTTCCTGGCGAACATCCGCAAAGCCCACCCCCTGGCTCCGATTGCCGTCATCACGCCCATGCTGTCGCTGCCGCGGGAGGAGCTGCCCAACGCCGTCGGGATGACCTTGAGGGACTACCGGGACGCAACCGCCGCCGTCGTGCGTGTCCTGCGGGAACGCGGCGACCACGGGATCCATTGCCTGGATGGCGCCGCCGTCTTCACTCCCGACGAAGCGGCCGAACTCATGCCGGATACACTCCATCCCAACAACACGG
- a CDS encoding glucosamine-6-phosphate deaminase, with translation MEIFVVPTASATGSVAAGILAAVIRSKPDAVLGVATGGSPLPIYAALANHRLDMSSVRAFALDEYVGLPAGHPESYAEVVRREVTERLHLDPANVAVPDGSAADPEAAAADYDAAIAGAGGIDVQILGIGHNGHLAFNEPGSALDSRTRVEVLTERTRVANARYFSTPEEVPLRCITQGLGTILEARHLLLVVNGADKAGILAAALNGPVTADCPGSVLQLHPHVTVVADEAAASQLAQGSGQVAVRVSGAAASV, from the coding sequence GTGGAAATTTTCGTTGTGCCTACCGCCTCAGCCACCGGTTCTGTCGCCGCCGGGATCCTCGCTGCCGTCATCCGCAGCAAGCCCGACGCCGTCCTGGGCGTGGCTACGGGCGGATCGCCGCTGCCCATCTACGCGGCGCTCGCCAACCACCGGCTGGACATGTCCTCCGTCCGCGCCTTCGCCCTCGACGAGTACGTGGGCCTGCCCGCCGGACATCCCGAAAGCTACGCTGAAGTTGTCCGGCGCGAAGTGACTGAACGGCTGCACCTGGATCCCGCCAACGTCGCCGTACCGGACGGAAGCGCCGCGGACCCCGAGGCCGCCGCCGCTGACTACGACGCCGCCATTGCCGGCGCCGGCGGTATCGACGTGCAGATCCTCGGTATCGGCCACAACGGCCACCTGGCCTTCAACGAGCCTGGCTCCGCCCTGGACTCGCGGACCCGTGTGGAAGTCCTCACGGAACGCACCCGTGTGGCCAACGCCCGCTACTTCAGTACGCCGGAGGAAGTGCCGCTCCGTTGCATCACGCAGGGTCTGGGCACCATCCTGGAAGCCCGACACCTCCTGCTGGTGGTCAACGGCGCGGACAAAGCCGGCATCCTGGCCGCCGCCCTGAACGGGCCCGTCACCGCTGATTGCCCGGGGTCGGTCCTGCAGCTGCACCCGCACGTGACGGTGGTGGCTGACGAAGCCGCGGCGTCGCAACTGGCCCAGGGGAGCGGGCAGGTGGCCGTGCGCGTATCCGGGGCGGCCGCGAGCGTCTAG
- a CDS encoding alpha/beta hydrolase: MKRHKYQYGEDASQWGELFLPELPAGGEHRGVVVVIHGGYWRSQYGAELGEPIARDLAAHGMAAWNLEYRRAGNGGGWPNTFIDVLAGIDKLQDLAAKHALNLGPVVALGHSAGGHLAAWAAGRGKLAQLGMPDADRQVPRRNDATAVHLTGVVSQSGLLNLAEAEKLNLSNGAVSNLLGGSSSKYPHRYRYADPMTALPLAVPVIAVHGSEDSTVPLGQSEAYVNAGTAANMETRLVRVPGDHYALIDPKTPGYRACRELVRSLLG, translated from the coding sequence GTGAAGCGGCACAAGTACCAGTACGGCGAGGACGCCAGCCAATGGGGTGAGCTCTTCCTGCCGGAGCTGCCGGCCGGCGGTGAGCACCGCGGCGTGGTGGTGGTGATCCATGGCGGCTACTGGCGCTCGCAGTACGGCGCAGAGCTGGGTGAGCCGATCGCCCGCGACCTGGCCGCCCATGGCATGGCCGCCTGGAACCTTGAATACCGCCGGGCCGGAAACGGCGGCGGCTGGCCAAACACCTTCATTGACGTGCTCGCCGGAATAGACAAGCTGCAGGACCTCGCGGCTAAACATGCCCTGAACCTTGGCCCGGTAGTGGCGCTGGGCCACTCAGCCGGCGGGCACCTGGCAGCCTGGGCTGCCGGCCGGGGCAAGCTTGCCCAGCTGGGCATGCCGGATGCTGATCGCCAGGTGCCGCGTCGTAATGATGCGACGGCGGTGCACCTCACCGGCGTGGTCAGCCAGTCCGGCTTGCTCAACCTGGCCGAGGCGGAGAAGCTGAACCTCAGCAACGGTGCGGTGAGCAACCTGCTGGGCGGGTCGTCGTCGAAATATCCGCACCGCTACAGATACGCTGACCCCATGACCGCCCTTCCATTGGCGGTGCCTGTTATTGCCGTCCATGGATCCGAGGACAGTACTGTACCGCTGGGCCAGTCCGAGGCCTATGTCAACGCCGGAACTGCTGCAAACATGGAGACCCGCCTGGTGAGGGTTCCCGGGGACCATTACGCGCTGATCGATCCCAAAACGCCGGGCTACCGGGCGTGCCGCGAGCTGGTTCGGTCCCTTTTGGGTTAG